One region of Camelina sativa cultivar DH55 chromosome 6, Cs, whole genome shotgun sequence genomic DNA includes:
- the LOC104699448 gene encoding homeobox-leucine zipper protein ATHB-4-like, which yields PKPPTIPPSSSSFPHMHNQINNSHPQKIHHNSWTHLFQSSGIKRTTTERNSDAGSFLRGFDVNRAASSVVAVVNLEEEAAVVSSPNSTISSVSGNKRDLAAARGGGEEHEAERASCSHGGGSDDEDCGNGDGSRKKLRLSKEQALVLEETFKEHSTLNPKQKLALAKQLNLRARQVEVWFQNRRARTKLKQTEVDCEYLKRCCDNLTEENRRLQKEVSELRALKLSPHLYMHMTPPTTLTMCPSCERVSSSSSSANVTAVLPPPATVVGRPSPQRSTPWTAISLQQVQRSGR from the exons CCCAAGCCCCCCACCAtacctccttcttcttcttcgtttcctcACATGCACAATCAGATTAATAATAGCCATCCCCAGAAGATTCATCACAACTCTTGGACTCATCTATTTCAGTCTtctg GAATTAAACGTACAACTACAGAGAGAAACTCCGACGCCGGATCTTTTCTAAGAGGTTTCGACGTAAACAGAGCTGCGTCTTCGGTGGTGGCGGTAGTGAActtggaagaagaagcagccGTTGTTTCGTCTCCGAACAGCACCATATCGAGTGTGAGTGGGAACAAAAGGGATCTTGCGGCGgcgagaggaggaggagaagagcaCGAGGCAGAGAGAGCTTCTTGCTCACACGGCGGAGGAAGCGACGACGAAGATTGCGGAAACGGCGACGGGTCAAGGAAGAAGCTACGGTTATCAAAGGAACAAGCTCTTGTTCTCGAGGAGACTTTTAAAGAACATAGCACTCTTAATCCG AAGCAAAAGCTGGCTCTAGCAAAACAGTTGAATCTAAGGGCAAGACAAGTGGAAGTGTGGTTTCAGAACCGAAGGGCAAG GACGAAGCTGAAACAAACGGAGGTTGATTGTGAGTATTTGAAAAGATGTTGCGATAATCTGACGGAGGAGAATCGACGGTTGCAAAAAGAAGTGTCGGAGCTGAGGGCGTTGAAGTTGTCTCCACATCTCTACATGCATATGACTCCTCCTACTACTCTCACCATGTGCCCTTCTTGCGAACgtgtctcctcctcctcctcctccgccaatGTGACTGCCGTTCTTCCTCCTCCTGCTACGGTGGTTGGGCGGCCAAGTCCGCAGCGATCCACTCCTTGGACAGCTATTTCTCTCCAGCAAGTGCAACGATCAGGTCGCTAG
- the LOC104793447 gene encoding thylakoid lumenal 15 kDa protein 1, chloroplastic → MVVLLSKVSLFSCCNIAPKPSLSSLPTSLSSRNSHYPLRYSQEGKEVVSPLKSVVLSLGEEVSKRSLLALVSVSLFFVDPALAFKGGGPYGQGVTRGQDLSGKDFSGQTLIRQDFKTSILRQANFKGAKLLGASFFDADLTGADLSEADLRGADFSLANVTKVNLTNANLGGATATGNTSFKGSNITGADFTDVPLRDDQREYLCKIADGINVTTGNATRDTLLCN, encoded by the exons ATGGTAGTTCTTCTCAGCAAAGTCTCGTTGTTCTCCTGCTGCAACATCGCTCCAAAACCATCTCTCTCGTCACTCCCTACTTCTCTATCTTCTCGCAATTCTCATTATCCCCTTCGTTACTCACAG GAAGGAAAAGAAGTGGTTAGTCCTTTGAAAAGTGTGGTTTTGTCATTAGGAGAAGAGGTTTCAAAGAGAAGTCTACTTGCACttgtctctgtttctctcttctttgttgatcCTGCTCTTGCTTTTAAG GGTGGAGGTCCTTATGGACAAGGAGTCACCAGGGGACAGGACTTGTCTGGCAAAGATTTCAGTGGCCAGACTCTCATCAGGCAGGACTTCAAGACG TCTATCCTAAGGCAAGCTAACTTCAAGGGTGCAAAGTTGTTAGGTGCTAGCTTCTTTGATGCAGATCTAACAG GTGCTGATTTGTCTGAAGCTGATCTCCGAGGTGCAGATTTCTCCTTGGCAAACGTAACAAAG GTGAACTTAACAAACGCTAACTTGGGAGGAGCGACTGCTACTGGAAACACATCATTCAAGGGATCAAACATTACAGGCGCag ACTTCACTGATGTCCCTCTAAGAGATGATCAACGAGAATACCTTTGCAAAATCGCAGATGG GATTAACGTGACCACTGGGAATGCAACGCGGGACACATTGCTGTGCAACTAA
- the LOC104793448 gene encoding uncharacterized protein LOC104793448, whose product MSTSTGSVIKSSAEPFVPANEPRSLFLTFSNGFPLSEHQIFAFFDSLFPMSVEGVYVNRPGAARKLGKTDLFGKVIFRYFNIPNIVLGPYEKVCFTVDGRPMYCRRFETRRPKAGNASAAHRDRRE is encoded by the exons ATGAGTACTTCGACAGGATCTGTGATCAAATCATCAGCGGAGCCGTTTGTGCCGGCAAATGAACCACGCTCTCTATTCCTCACGTTTTCCAATGGCTTTCCCCTCTCAGAACACCAGATCTTCGCATTCTTCGACAG cTTGTTTCCAATGAGCGTGGAGGGAGTGTATGTGAACAGACCAGGGGCAGCAAGGAAGCTGGGTAAGACTGATCTGTTTGGGAAAGTGATATTCAGGTATTTTAACATACCAAACATTGTGCTGGGGCCTTATGAGAAGGTTTGCTTTACCGTCGATGGGCGTCCTATGTACTGCAGAAGGTTTGAAACCCGGAGGCCAAAAGCAGGCAATGCATCAGCAGCCCACCGTGATCGTCGTGAGTGA